The DNA window AACAACAATCAGCTCGTCTACTTCCTGTCGTATCCATCACGGGATGCCCGCGATGTCAGCTGGGCCGCCTTTCTGAATGATGCCGACTGGAAAGCCGCCTACAAGAAGTCACGCAGCGATGGACCGCTCGTGAAGACCGTCGACTCAAAGTTCCTCGTTCCGACGGACTACTCCCCGGAGATCCCTGCCTCGGCGAAGAAACCGCGGTTGTTCGAATTGCGAACCTACAAAGCCAGCCCGGGAAATCTCTCGAACCTCGACGCCCGCTTCCGTGATCACACCATCCGTCTCTTCGAGAAGCACGGCATCACGAACGTCATCTACTTTCACCTGATGCCCGATCAGGCAGGAGCAGAGAATCATTTGATCTACCTGATTGCGCACGACGATCAGCTGACCCGCGACGAGGCATTCAAAAACTTCGCTCAGGATCCGGCGTGGATGAAAGCCCGCCTTGATTCCGAAGAGAACGCTGGCGGCTCGCTGACAGAGAAGGGGGGCGTGAAAAACCTCTTTCTCGAACCGACCGACTTCTCGCCGCTGAAGTAATTTTCCGCTCCCGAAGCGAGTGACCAGAACCACTGTCAGACACGGGTCGAGCCGATCCGTGTCTTTTCCTTCTCCATCCACAAGCCCTCCGCGCAGGGCTCGCCAACCTTCCACAGAATCAGTTTTGACGATGACGATGAACGCTTTCGAGTACCGAAACGGACACCTTTATTGCGAAGATGTCTCTCTCTCCCAGCTCGCCGAAGAGCACGGCACGCCACTCTGGGTCTACTCCGAGAACAAATTCCTGGACGAATTCCGCGCTCTCCGCGATGCCTTCGCTGAATGCGATCCGGTCATCTGCTACTCGGTCAAAGCGAATTCAACCCTGCAGATCCTGAAGTCGCTTAACGCAGCCGGCAGCAGCTTCGACGTCGTTTCAGGCGGCGAACTCTACCGAGTCGACAAAGCCGGAGCCGACACGACCCGCGTCGTCTTCGCCGGCGTCGGTAAAACCGATGACGAAATTCGTTCCGCGCTCGAGAAGAACATTCTCATGTTCAACGTCGAAAGCGAAGCCGAGCTCGATGCGATCTCCCGTATCGCCGGCGAAATGGGTGTGACTGGTCCTGTCGCTCTGCGTCTCAATCCCGATATCGATGCCAAGACGCACGCCAAGACGACCACCGGCAAGAAGGGCAACAAGTTCGGGATGGATATCGAACGCCATAACGAACTCGCCGCCAAAGTGCTGGCCGATCCGCACCTGGAACTTCGCGGTATCCACATGCACCTTGGCTCGCCGATTCTCACCACCGATCCGTACGAAGCCGCCGCCAGGCGGGCGGGCGAAGTCATTGCCGAACTGCGGTCCAAGGGGCACGAAATCAGCTGGGTCAACCTCGGTGGAGGATTCGGTCTCAGCTACCGCAACGACGAAGCTCCCGCTTATTCGACGTACGCCAAAGTCATCGTGCCGCACATCAAGGCAGCTGGCTGCCGTCTGGCTCTGGAGCCGGGGCGTTCGATCATCGGAAATGCCTGCGTGCTCGTCAGCCGCGTGATTTACACCAAGCGGGAAGGGGGCAAGCTGTTCGTCATTCAGGACGGAGCCATGAACGACCTGATGCGACCGGCCATGTACGACGCCTTTCACCGCGTCTGGCCCGTCAGCACCGACGTCCCGCTGCCGACCGATTGCGAAGCCGATTCGATCCCCGGCTGCGAGAAGACCGATGTCGTCGGCCCGGTTTGCGAATCGAGCGACTACTTCGCCAAGGACCGCCAGCTGCCACCGCTCGAACGGGACGATCTGCTCGCCACCTACAGCGCCGGCGCCTACGGCACCTGCATGAGCAGCAACTACAACTCCCGCCCGCGAGCAGCCGAAGTCCTGGTCAACGGCAGCGACGTCAAAGTCATCCGCCGCCGCGAAACCTACGACGACCTCATCGCCCACGAAATGTAGGAACCGCCAATTAACGGGTGCCATGCCCCCGCTCGCGTGGGCATGGTCTTATTCTGGCTTTGAAGGCGGGTGCCACTGCTGGCTCGCCCAGCAGTGCCTTTCCATACGATTCCACGCCCGTATGCCATTGGCTCCGCCAGTGCCTGGTCTGAGAAGTTTCTGATCCCCCTCTCGAAAGTCCAGACGTGTCGGTCCTGCTTCGCGTCATCGTCCTACTAATCCTGTCCAACGTCTTCATGACCTTCGCGTGGTACGCCCACCTGAAGAACCTGAACCACAAGCCGTGGCTGATCGCTGTGTTCGTCAGCTGGGGCATTGCCTTCTTCGAATACCTGATCCAGGTCCCCGCCAACCGCCTCGGCTACACGACCCTCACCCTCGGGCAGTTGAAGATCCTGCAGGAAGTCATCACCCTCAGCGTCTTCATCCCGTTCGCAGTCTTCTATATGAAGCAGCCGATCAAGCTCGATTACCTGTGGGCGGCGTTCTGTCTGGCGGGAGCGGTGTTTTTTGTGTTTCGGAGATAGTTGTCCGATCTCCCCTTCGACGGAAACTGGATCGATAGAAAATGGAATCGTCTGCTGCTGTCAAAGCTCGAATTGAGCGGGCGACCGATCTGCTAATCGGTCGGGGCGTCGCCACCGAGAACACGATTCGTGGCTGTACTTCTGAAGAGATCGAACGAGTCGAGCAAGACGCGGGATCTCCTCTTCCGCTCGCTTACCGGGAGTTTCTGGCCAGAATGGGACGGGGTGCGTTGAGATTCTATTATGGAACCGACATCTTCTTTCCCGCTGTTCTCGGACTCACCCTGGCCGCCCGCGAGCTTGTGGCGGAGGAAGAAAGCCGACTTCAACTCCCGGATGATGCCATCGCAATCATCATGCATCAGGGATACCAGTTCTGCTTCATCCGCAGCAGTGAAGGAGACGATCCGCCTGTGTACTATTACATGGAGCAAAGTAGCGAATTTATCAGGAAGTCCGATCATTTCACGGAGTTTCTGATTGATGTCGCCTGCGACCCATGGTGAAAGATTTGTGAGAGGTTCTCCCATGCTTACAAATCGCAAGCTCTTCAAACCGGGTGCCATACCCACGCTTGCGTGGGCATGCTTGTGAAAAACTGTGCCCATTCCGCTAATGAGAACCTTGCTCGGAATTCTCGCATCCGACATCATGAGGTTATCGGTCAATCGTTCTTCCTCCCCTTCGCCACGCCACAGTTCACAGGCATCGTGATGTCGAACCGCCACGTGGCCCGGCAACTCTCGTAAAGGGGGGCTGTCAAATTGCAACTCTCCTGCGATCCACTCTCCAATCCTTGTCTCCCTACACGCGTTCAGGCATCATAACGCCTGTTCGATTTTTTCTCCCATTTGGTGATTACATCTATGGCCGGCTCGTCCGATCCTTTTGAATCGTTGCGCGAAGCAATTCGACTTTCCCCCGACAACCTCCCTCTCCGGCGAACGCTGGCCGATCTTCTGTTGCAGAATGGAGACGGTCCCGGCGCGGAGCAGGCCTATCGAGAAGCACTCGGGCGATTTCCGAAGAGCGTGGAACTCCAGCTCGGACTGGCTCGAGCCTTTTCCCGACAGGCAAAGCACAGTGAAGCCTTCGTCGTTCTCGAGCAACTCGTGAAGCAGCCGGATGTGCCGCCCGAAGCCATCCTCATGTATGCTCGGGCACTGGAACGCAATGGCCAGGTTGCCGATGCGGTCGCGCAGTACAAACTGGCCGTGGAAGCCGATCCGGACGCATGCGATGAAGCGATGGAAGAACGGCTCGGAATTTCCTCGTTCAGGGAGTCGACTTACGACGAAGTCGTTGAGGGGCGGCAGCGAATGATGTCCGAGTCTCCATCCGACATCGTCCCGGAGATGGAACGGCCTCAGCAAACATTCTCCGACGTCGGCGGTATGGACGAGGTCAAGGAGCAGATCCGGCTCAAGATCATCTACCCGCTGACCAATCACGAGCTCTACAAGGCCTACGGAAAGAAGGTCGGCGGAGGCATTCTCCTTTATGGACCACCGGGCTGCGGGAAGACCCACCTGGCGCGGGCCACTGCAGGGGAGATCGATGCCGCTTTCTTCTCGATCGGTCTGAACGATGTGCTCGATATGTGGATCGGGAACAGCGAACGCAATCTGCATGAACTCTTTGAAACCGGCCGCAGAAACACGCCCTGCGTTCTGTTTTTTGACGAAGTCGATGCACTGGGGGCCCGGCGGTCAGACATGCGTCAGAGTGCGGGCCGGCAGCTGATCAACCAATTCCTCTCAGAACTCGATGGCGTGAAAGCCAACAACGACGGCCTGCTGATCCTCGCCGCGACCAACGCTCCCTGGCATATGGATCCGGCGTTTCGTCGACCCGGGCGGTTCGATCGGATCATCTTCGTTCCGCCACCCGATCCGGAGGCCCGAGCCGAAATCCTGAAGCTGCTCTGTGAGGGAAAGCCTCAGAAGAATCTCGACTTCAATGGACTTGCTAAAAAGTCAGCGGGCTTTTCAGGAGCCGATCTCAAAGCGGTTGTCGATCTGGCTGTGGAAGAAAAACTGCAGGCGGCTCTGAAAACCGGCATTCCCGAACCGCTGCAGACGGCCGATCTGCAAAAGGCCATTCAACGTCATAAACCGACCGTCAAGGAATGGTTCGCGACCGCACGCAACCATGCGTTATACGCCAACGAAGGCGGCATGTACGACGACATTGTCGAGTACCTTCGTTAGAGCGAATCGCGCCGCCATCGAATCTCGTATCGACGGGGCTCCACCCGGAATGCGGAACTGCTTCACATCTCTGTTCGTCCTGTTTTTTTCAACGGCAACTTTTCATGTCTCAATATTTTCAGAGGGCTCAACTGCTGTGGTCTCAAAGTCGTCCTGATGAAGCGCTCACGGAAATCGGGCGGCATCTGGGGGAAGAACCGCACGACGCGATCGCTTTAGCATTCCGTGGTCAACTCCTCGCCGCTCTGGATCAGAAAGAAGAAGCGCTCGCGTCGGTTCGGGAAGCGCTGACCTACGATCCGGAACTGGGTTACGCTCACTTCGCTCATGCTCGAATACTCCTGAAGTTCGAGCAGAAGAAGCTGGCTCTGTCAGCTATCCACGAAGCGATCCGCATCAATCCGGACGAACCCGACTTCTACTGCACACAGGCTCTGATCTACCTGCAGATGTCGGACTGGGCGAAAAGTCTGACGTCTGCCGAGACGGCGCTGGAGCTCAATCCTGAAAGCGAGGAAGCGCTCAATCTGCAGTCGCTGGCTCTGCGGCGGATGGGGCGTCGCCGGGAATCGAGCGCAGCGTTGGAGGCGGCACTCAATCGTAATCCTGAAGATCCCTTTACGCACACGAATCGTGGTTGGGAACTCCTGGAGAAGGGGGAAAGCAAGCAGGCTCTGGAGCATTTCCGTGAAGCCCTCCGGCTTGATCCGAATATGGACGGAGCGCGGACCGGCATTATCGAGTCGCTGAAATCGCGGCACATCGTTTACCGGCAGGTGCTGAAGTACTTCTTCTGGATGTCGAACTTCTCGCCGCGAACGCAGATGCTGATCATCTTCGGCGCCTGGTTCGTCGTCAATTTCCTGTCCCGCGTCCGCGAATCGCTCGGCCCAGCCGAAGTGCTTGTCACGCCGATGCTCTATCTGTATCTGGCTTTCGTCCTGCTGTCCTGGCTGTCCGACTCCTTTTTCAATCTGGTCCTGCGGCTCGATCCTTATGGCCGCCTCGCGCTCGATCGGCGTCAGAACCGACAGGCAAATGTTCTCGCTGCCTGCCTGGTGGCCGCGACTGCATTTCTCATTTCGTACTTTGTCATGTCGGACGAGAGCCTTCTCGTCGGTGCGCTCTGGTCGGCTCTGCTGGCGATCCCGGCGACCAATATCTACGAGGTTCGTAAAGGGCGGCCGCGGCAGGCAATGACTCTGGCAACGATTGCTCTCGGAGCCGCTCTGTTGACTCACGTTTATCTCTACATGGCAGTAATTGATCCGCAACTGGAACGGATCAATGCTCACCGTCTGGCGAACGCCGCGAAGTTTGAACAGGCTGATCGCGCAGGGCAGGCCCAGTTGCTTGAGGACGAGTTTACCGTTCCGGTGCTCACGTCTCTGCAAGGCTCGATCTCGCTGGCGAACCGCTTGTTCCGCTTTGTCCAGTTCGGGATTCTGGCGGCTTGTTTCGTCCCGGCGCTTCTCCCTTCGGAGAACGACCGCAACGAAGTCGACGTCAAACTGAACTGACACCGCCCCAGAAGGAATCTCCCGCATCATGAAAACTCTCACCAAAGAACTCTGGCTCGATATCCCGCAGCGGCGGGCGATTGTTTCGCTGCATCGTGATGTCGAACAGCTGGTGGCCGAAAGTGGCGTGCAGGATGGGCTGTGCCTCGTTAATGCCATGCACATCACGGCTTCAGTCTTCATCAACGACAACGAATCGGGCCTGCACGCCGACTACGAACGCTGGCTCGAAGAACTCGTCCCGTTCAACCCCGGCAGTGATCCGGCAAACGGGGGCTACCTCCACAACCGCACCGGCGAAGACAACGCCGACGCCCACCACAAACGCCAGATCATGGGCCGCGAAGTCGTCGTCGCCATCACCAACGGCCAACTCCACCTCGGCCCCTGGGAACACATTTTTTACTACGAGTTCGATGGACGACGCCGCAAACGGGTGCTGGTGAAGATTATTGGGGAGTGAACTTGAACGGATGGGTGAAGCCCCTTGCGAACAGGAGGCAGGGCCGCTCTCCAAACGGCCGCGAAGGGGCTGTCATTGGGAGCAAATCGTCTACGGCGAGTTCGACGGTCGCAGGCCCAAACGGGTGCTAGTGAAAGTGATCGGGGAATAGCAATGTCCAGTATCGTTGAACTGCACGGGATCGAACTCAAGCCTGTCGTTGAATTAGAACCCTCTTCTTTCTCCACGGAGAATCGCACTTCTCCCCAGGGATCATTCAGAGATATGCCCGATGCGTGGGATCACTACTG is part of the Rubinisphaera margarita genome and encodes:
- a CDS encoding NIPSNAP family protein, which gives rise to MKSLLVLGLLGCLVLGAAAQPVQADTVYEMRTYTAHEGKLDSLLARFRDHTCKLFEKHGMTNVAYFVPAAENNNQLVYFLSYPSRDARDVSWAAFLNDADWKAAYKKSRSDGPLVKTVDSKFLVPTDYSPEIPASAKKPRLFELRTYKASPGNLSNLDARFRDHTIRLFEKHGITNVIYFHLMPDQAGAENHLIYLIAHDDQLTRDEAFKNFAQDPAWMKARLDSEENAGGSLTEKGGVKNLFLEPTDFSPLK
- the lysA gene encoding diaminopimelate decarboxylase, translated to MNAFEYRNGHLYCEDVSLSQLAEEHGTPLWVYSENKFLDEFRALRDAFAECDPVICYSVKANSTLQILKSLNAAGSSFDVVSGGELYRVDKAGADTTRVVFAGVGKTDDEIRSALEKNILMFNVESEAELDAISRIAGEMGVTGPVALRLNPDIDAKTHAKTTTGKKGNKFGMDIERHNELAAKVLADPHLELRGIHMHLGSPILTTDPYEAAARRAGEVIAELRSKGHEISWVNLGGGFGLSYRNDEAPAYSTYAKVIVPHIKAAGCRLALEPGRSIIGNACVLVSRVIYTKREGGKLFVIQDGAMNDLMRPAMYDAFHRVWPVSTDVPLPTDCEADSIPGCEKTDVVGPVCESSDYFAKDRQLPPLERDDLLATYSAGAYGTCMSSNYNSRPRAAEVLVNGSDVKVIRRRETYDDLIAHEM
- a CDS encoding DMT family protein, which encodes MSVLLRVIVLLILSNVFMTFAWYAHLKNLNHKPWLIAVFVSWGIAFFEYLIQVPANRLGYTTLTLGQLKILQEVITLSVFIPFAVFYMKQPIKLDYLWAAFCLAGAVFFVFRR
- a CDS encoding SMI1/KNR4 family protein, which gives rise to MESSAAVKARIERATDLLIGRGVATENTIRGCTSEEIERVEQDAGSPLPLAYREFLARMGRGALRFYYGTDIFFPAVLGLTLAARELVAEEESRLQLPDDAIAIIMHQGYQFCFIRSSEGDDPPVYYYMEQSSEFIRKSDHFTEFLIDVACDPW
- a CDS encoding ATP-binding protein — encoded protein: MAGSSDPFESLREAIRLSPDNLPLRRTLADLLLQNGDGPGAEQAYREALGRFPKSVELQLGLARAFSRQAKHSEAFVVLEQLVKQPDVPPEAILMYARALERNGQVADAVAQYKLAVEADPDACDEAMEERLGISSFRESTYDEVVEGRQRMMSESPSDIVPEMERPQQTFSDVGGMDEVKEQIRLKIIYPLTNHELYKAYGKKVGGGILLYGPPGCGKTHLARATAGEIDAAFFSIGLNDVLDMWIGNSERNLHELFETGRRNTPCVLFFDEVDALGARRSDMRQSAGRQLINQFLSELDGVKANNDGLLILAATNAPWHMDPAFRRPGRFDRIIFVPPPDPEARAEILKLLCEGKPQKNLDFNGLAKKSAGFSGADLKAVVDLAVEEKLQAALKTGIPEPLQTADLQKAIQRHKPTVKEWFATARNHALYANEGGMYDDIVEYLR
- a CDS encoding tetratricopeptide repeat protein encodes the protein MSQYFQRAQLLWSQSRPDEALTEIGRHLGEEPHDAIALAFRGQLLAALDQKEEALASVREALTYDPELGYAHFAHARILLKFEQKKLALSAIHEAIRINPDEPDFYCTQALIYLQMSDWAKSLTSAETALELNPESEEALNLQSLALRRMGRRRESSAALEAALNRNPEDPFTHTNRGWELLEKGESKQALEHFREALRLDPNMDGARTGIIESLKSRHIVYRQVLKYFFWMSNFSPRTQMLIIFGAWFVVNFLSRVRESLGPAEVLVTPMLYLYLAFVLLSWLSDSFFNLVLRLDPYGRLALDRRQNRQANVLAACLVAATAFLISYFVMSDESLLVGALWSALLAIPATNIYEVRKGRPRQAMTLATIALGAALLTHVYLYMAVIDPQLERINAHRLANAAKFEQADRAGQAQLLEDEFTVPVLTSLQGSISLANRLFRFVQFGILAACFVPALLPSENDRNEVDVKLN
- a CDS encoding secondary thiamine-phosphate synthase enzyme YjbQ; the protein is MKTLTKELWLDIPQRRAIVSLHRDVEQLVAESGVQDGLCLVNAMHITASVFINDNESGLHADYERWLEELVPFNPGSDPANGGYLHNRTGEDNADAHHKRQIMGREVVVAITNGQLHLGPWEHIFYYEFDGRRRKRVLVKIIGE